The Bacillota bacterium genomic interval ATCGTCGACTCTCTCGACCCTCTCGAGCACGGTGGGTCAACCAGGGTAGGCCAGTTCCCGCCAAGTTTGTTTGGCTCCATTGCCAGCGGGGCTATGAAGCTGAAGACAACGTCATCGGCGGTGATGGGCTTGCCGTCGCTCCATCTCATGCCGCTTCGGATCTTCAGCGTTGAGGTGTAGAACCTTCTTCCCCCGATGGTCTCTTCGACGATGGGACTCGGCATGCCGGTTGCAGCGGACGGGGCAAGTACCA includes:
- a CDS encoding ABC transporter substrate-binding protein, with protein sequence MRLSRLCLAGLVIVGLLAATGLYGQAAAGKIYEMAIFEDVTTMNVFAQLGPEATVWNSHVGYYQSYIGLTGNALPDLVLAPSAATGMPSPIVEETIGGRRFYTSTLKIRSGMRWSDGKPITADDVVFSFIAPLAMEPNKLGGNWPTLVDPPCSRGSREST